The following proteins are encoded in a genomic region of Spirosoma sp. SC4-14:
- a CDS encoding deoxyribose-phosphate aldolase, whose amino-acid sequence MNHLFPYVERALLHPGVTINEQYEALDEVAQLGMAGLTVAPFWVKKFRRELGDTYPTVLSTVIGYPFGYQRTEAKQTEIDLALRDGATEIEVVLNTSALFSPSSVWLKIELAKLVAQVHAQEKFFTVILETSLLTEEQRLHIIKLSADAGADFLKNATGALKTPFSFDNALQFRQQTPKSLGVKIVADGASENQLEQLVRAGIERLTFHQPFI is encoded by the coding sequence ATGAACCACCTCTTCCCTTACGTTGAGCGTGCGTTGCTCCATCCGGGCGTAACGATCAATGAGCAATATGAGGCTCTGGACGAGGTGGCTCAGTTGGGTATGGCTGGCCTTACGGTTGCGCCATTCTGGGTAAAGAAATTCCGGCGCGAACTGGGCGACACGTATCCTACGGTTCTTTCCACCGTTATTGGGTATCCGTTTGGCTACCAACGCACCGAAGCTAAACAAACCGAAATTGACCTGGCCCTACGCGACGGTGCTACCGAAATTGAAGTAGTGCTGAACACATCGGCCCTCTTTTCTCCCTCATCCGTCTGGCTAAAAATCGAGCTGGCAAAGCTGGTAGCACAAGTACACGCCCAGGAAAAATTTTTCACGGTTATTCTGGAAACAAGCCTGCTAACAGAAGAACAACGCCTGCACATAATTAAACTGTCGGCCGATGCGGGAGCCGATTTCCTGAAAAATGCAACCGGCGCATTAAAAACACCCTTTTCATTCGACAATGCTCTCCAGTTTCGGCAACAAACCCCTAAATCACTGGGAGTCAAGATCGTTGCCGACGGTGCTTCGGAAAACCAACTCGAACAACTGGTTCGTGCCGGTATTGAACGACTAACATTTCACCAACCGTTTATATAA
- a CDS encoding TonB family protein, with translation MKFILPFCLLFSAISAFSQQTPYQAFEVDSVAEPRGSMVYFNTFLQANLRKPITAEAQGIGGRVIVSGVVEPNGTITDVKVINKISPDCDREAARVFALFNAWKPAYKGGQAVRQLVSMPILFRANEPFMYQNGVKIEFFNAEYKPLFADSSQAIYKRITPLDTNYIPTGDAVVYERKAGSWKEYFRLAFFRKKQAVPDSPTKSTYLIGTQTYKQDWVGPLLIVDEDTKRVSEEHYTNGKLIGSSLTYHPNGLVIKKVDDVDGKSTEIAWYANGQIKHIKTINKNRPLLEPERVTALWDSTGQQTLKNGTGRVIYKTRENSYSDTAQYTAFIEEGNYENGFKQGLWTGRYADGSYYYEELYDKGICQGGKAKSAKEDTVHYEEVLKEPQFPDGMPGLGKFLSSNLHYPSKAQKANVEGKVFISFVVCTDGTLCDYEVLKSVQQDLDAEALRVVKKMSGKWLPGYHRGQKARVKYNLPINFTLY, from the coding sequence ATGAAGTTCATCTTACCTTTTTGTTTGCTATTTTCGGCTATTTCGGCCTTTTCTCAACAAACTCCTTATCAGGCATTCGAAGTAGACAGTGTGGCCGAACCACGGGGCAGTATGGTGTATTTCAACACCTTTCTTCAGGCAAATCTCCGAAAGCCAATCACAGCCGAGGCCCAAGGCATTGGTGGGCGCGTCATTGTAAGTGGCGTTGTCGAACCCAATGGAACAATTACAGACGTTAAGGTAATCAACAAAATCAGCCCTGACTGCGACCGAGAGGCTGCGCGTGTATTTGCCCTCTTCAATGCCTGGAAACCCGCTTACAAAGGCGGACAAGCCGTTCGGCAACTGGTTAGTATGCCTATCCTGTTCAGAGCTAACGAACCGTTTATGTACCAAAATGGGGTGAAAATCGAGTTTTTTAATGCTGAATACAAACCGCTTTTTGCCGATAGTAGCCAGGCTATTTACAAACGAATTACTCCTCTCGATACAAATTACATCCCTACGGGTGATGCCGTAGTTTATGAAAGAAAGGCCGGCTCATGGAAAGAATATTTTCGACTAGCATTCTTTCGTAAAAAACAAGCCGTACCAGATTCCCCTACGAAATCGACCTATTTAATCGGTACCCAAACCTATAAACAGGACTGGGTAGGCCCTTTACTGATAGTCGATGAAGATACGAAGCGAGTTAGTGAAGAACATTATACCAACGGTAAGTTAATTGGCTCGTCCCTGACTTATCATCCGAACGGATTAGTTATCAAAAAAGTAGATGACGTCGACGGAAAATCGACCGAAATAGCCTGGTATGCAAATGGGCAAATCAAACATATAAAAACGATCAATAAAAACCGGCCGCTATTAGAACCTGAACGAGTAACGGCTTTGTGGGATTCTACGGGTCAGCAAACGCTTAAAAACGGGACAGGCCGGGTAATTTATAAGACTCGCGAAAATTCCTATAGCGATACCGCTCAATATACGGCGTTTATAGAAGAGGGGAATTATGAGAATGGCTTTAAACAGGGCCTTTGGACAGGTCGCTATGCCGATGGTTCTTACTATTACGAAGAACTATACGATAAAGGAATTTGCCAGGGTGGTAAGGCCAAAAGTGCAAAGGAAGATACAGTACATTACGAGGAGGTACTAAAAGAACCGCAATTTCCGGACGGAATGCCAGGGCTGGGCAAGTTTTTATCCTCGAATCTACACTATCCGAGTAAAGCCCAAAAGGCGAATGTTGAAGGCAAGGTTTTTATCAGTTTTGTTGTCTGTACAGACGGGACCCTATGCGATTATGAAGTACTTAAAAGCGTTCAGCAGGATTTGGATGCCGAAGCTTTGCGTGTAGTAAAAAAGATGAGTGGCAAATGGCTTCCCGGTTACCACCGCGGGCAAAAGGCTCGGGTGAAGTATAATCTTCCGATCAATTTTACACTATACTGA
- a CDS encoding TonB family protein has product MRIPFFFGLFLLYIPVFAQQTPYQPFEVDSIATPRGGIAAFNTFIQANLRKPIAAQAQGTGGVVLLSGVLEPDGHITNATVTKSFRPDCDREAMRVFKLFRAWKPAQKQGNAVRQTISLPIMFKPNTPFNYEQGAQISYLDADINLLPDSMAGVRFKELNPIDSLGIPTGDHVIYKLINNKWEEYARDSLVRKLEPTDVAGEAVYTIGHQLSVQKLKGVLFTVSTTGQILTERHFEKGQLTDVALTYYANGVLTEKREYVGNKQPFLGWYPNGQIKLIQEIIADTTPSGFFGFPTIDRVLSFWDSTGRQSVKDGNGTATYYRSVKSYTAPTQQTLLTEQGAYKNSLKQGLWTGHYADNSYSYEEQYDRGVLVSGKSSIAGQETNEYRIDDHPPVFPGGMLALREFISKNIQYPLSALKDRAEGQVVVSFVVCEDGTLCDYTVVEKVHPSLDREALRVIKKTTGNWIPGVSNGKRVRVKYNAPINFHLN; this is encoded by the coding sequence ATGAGAATTCCATTCTTTTTCGGCCTGTTTTTGCTCTATATTCCAGTTTTTGCCCAGCAAACACCCTACCAGCCTTTCGAAGTAGACAGTATTGCAACACCCCGTGGCGGCATAGCTGCCTTTAACACATTTATTCAGGCGAACCTTCGAAAACCGATTGCCGCTCAGGCACAGGGAACTGGTGGGGTTGTATTGCTAAGCGGTGTTCTTGAACCCGACGGCCATATTACGAACGCTACTGTTACCAAAAGTTTTCGGCCCGATTGCGACAGGGAAGCCATGCGCGTATTTAAACTGTTCAGAGCCTGGAAACCAGCCCAAAAACAGGGTAATGCGGTACGGCAAACCATCAGTTTGCCCATTATGTTTAAGCCGAATACACCCTTCAACTACGAACAGGGAGCGCAAATTAGCTACCTTGACGCCGACATTAACCTGCTTCCCGACAGTATGGCTGGCGTCAGGTTTAAGGAGCTAAACCCGATTGACTCACTGGGTATTCCAACGGGCGACCATGTTATCTATAAGCTTATAAATAACAAATGGGAAGAGTATGCCCGCGATTCGCTGGTTCGTAAACTAGAACCTACGGATGTAGCAGGCGAGGCCGTTTACACAATAGGGCATCAGTTATCGGTTCAGAAGCTAAAAGGTGTTTTGTTCACCGTTAGCACTACTGGACAGATTTTGACAGAACGCCATTTCGAAAAAGGGCAACTAACCGATGTAGCGCTTACGTATTATGCGAATGGCGTGCTTACCGAAAAGCGTGAGTATGTAGGCAATAAGCAGCCTTTTTTAGGCTGGTACCCAAACGGTCAGATTAAGCTGATTCAGGAAATTATTGCCGATACTACACCTAGCGGGTTCTTTGGTTTTCCTACTATTGATCGGGTACTGTCGTTTTGGGACAGCACGGGCCGACAATCGGTTAAAGACGGCAATGGTACAGCCACCTATTATCGATCCGTAAAATCATATACTGCTCCAACTCAGCAAACATTGCTTACAGAGCAGGGAGCTTACAAAAATTCGCTTAAACAGGGCCTTTGGACGGGCCATTATGCCGACAATTCCTATTCCTACGAAGAACAGTACGATAGAGGTGTACTGGTGTCGGGTAAATCCAGTATAGCAGGTCAGGAAACCAACGAATACAGAATCGACGACCATCCTCCCGTGTTTCCAGGTGGTATGTTAGCCTTAAGAGAATTCATAAGCAAGAATATTCAATACCCACTGTCGGCACTAAAAGATAGAGCAGAAGGCCAGGTTGTGGTCAGTTTTGTAGTTTGTGAAGATGGCACCCTGTGCGATTATACCGTTGTCGAAAAAGTTCATCCATCGTTAGACCGAGAAGCCTTACGGGTAATCAAAAAAACAACGGGGAACTGGATACCTGGCGTAAGTAACGGAAAACGGGTGCGAGTCAAATACAACGCCCCCATTAACTTCCATTTAAATTGA
- the gcvT gene encoding glycine cleavage system aminomethyltransferase GcvT, which produces MSLKQVPLHHIHQQLGAKIVPFAGFEMPVRYSSDLEEHNTVRNGVGIFDVSHMGEFILKGDGALALIQRVSANDASVLFDGKVQYSYLPNGRGGIVDDLLVYRISATEYMLVVNASNIEKDWNWINQYAPDYDVTLVNVSDDMSLFAVQGPLAAQALQSLTSAKLDSMDYYTFEKTDFAGYANVIVSATGYTGAGGFEIYVANEQAVGVWNAIMKAGEPYGIKPIGLGARDTLRLEMGYNLYGNDITDETSPIEAGLGWVTKFSHDFVDADVLKQQKEQGVPKKLAGFEMIDRGIPRGHYELADADGNTIGEVTSGTQSPTLGKGIGMGYVPTAYSKPGSEIFVKVRDRLLKAQVVKLPFVKK; this is translated from the coding sequence ATGTCGCTCAAACAAGTACCTCTCCATCATATTCATCAGCAGCTAGGCGCTAAAATCGTGCCTTTTGCAGGCTTTGAGATGCCTGTTCGCTACTCCTCCGATCTGGAAGAACACAATACCGTCCGTAATGGCGTTGGCATATTCGATGTCTCGCACATGGGCGAATTCATACTTAAAGGCGATGGCGCTCTGGCATTGATCCAACGCGTTTCGGCCAATGACGCCAGCGTTCTTTTCGACGGGAAAGTACAATATAGCTACCTGCCAAACGGTCGCGGTGGTATTGTCGACGATCTGCTGGTTTACCGCATCAGTGCCACTGAGTATATGCTCGTGGTAAATGCCTCGAACATCGAAAAAGACTGGAACTGGATTAACCAATACGCCCCCGACTACGACGTAACCCTGGTTAATGTGTCGGACGATATGAGTCTGTTTGCCGTTCAGGGACCATTGGCTGCTCAGGCACTCCAATCGCTGACATCGGCCAAACTCGATTCGATGGATTATTATACGTTCGAAAAAACCGATTTTGCCGGATATGCGAATGTAATTGTATCGGCAACGGGCTATACGGGTGCTGGTGGTTTCGAAATCTATGTTGCAAACGAGCAGGCCGTAGGCGTTTGGAATGCCATTATGAAAGCGGGCGAACCCTATGGCATCAAACCCATTGGTCTGGGAGCCCGCGACACACTCCGGCTCGAAATGGGTTATAACCTCTACGGTAACGACATTACCGATGAGACATCACCGATAGAAGCTGGGCTAGGCTGGGTTACTAAATTTAGCCACGACTTTGTGGATGCCGATGTGCTGAAACAACAAAAAGAACAGGGCGTTCCGAAAAAACTGGCTGGCTTCGAAATGATCGACCGGGGTATTCCGCGTGGCCATTACGAACTAGCTGATGCCGACGGCAACACCATTGGCGAAGTAACTTCGGGCACTCAGTCGCCTACGCTGGGAAAAGGCATTGGCATGGGTTATGTGCCCACTGCTTATAGCAAACCCGGCTCCGAAATTTTTGTAAAAGTTCGCGACCGGCTGCTAAAAGCGCAGGTTGTGAAATTACCCTTTGTGAAAAAATGA
- a CDS encoding 2-phosphosulfolactate phosphatase codes for MKQIDVCLTPDLLNLHTIENTIVVVADVFRATSCMVTAFAYGVKSIIPVATVDECRLLQERGYLAAAERNARKVEGFELDNSPFTYMSDEIYGADIAMTTTNGTLAITRSRGAVKVLVGSFLNLEAVARYLRTEPYDVLVLCAGWKGRVNMEDTLFAGALVDRLKDGYAMAEDSAIMAWRLYVQGKDNLPSYLSNSSHIRRLQRLGIQKDITYCLQHDLYDVIPVLRGNSLVSMKL; via the coding sequence ATGAAACAAATTGATGTTTGCCTAACGCCAGATTTACTGAATTTACACACCATTGAGAATACGATTGTGGTTGTGGCCGACGTATTCCGGGCTACTTCGTGTATGGTAACCGCCTTTGCCTATGGCGTTAAAAGCATTATTCCAGTAGCTACTGTCGATGAGTGTCGGCTGTTGCAGGAACGCGGCTATCTGGCGGCCGCTGAGCGAAACGCCCGCAAGGTTGAAGGCTTTGAACTCGATAACTCGCCCTTCACCTATATGAGTGACGAGATTTATGGTGCCGATATTGCCATGACAACCACCAACGGAACCCTGGCCATTACCCGTTCGCGGGGCGCGGTAAAAGTGCTGGTTGGGTCGTTTCTGAACCTCGAAGCTGTTGCGCGGTATCTGCGCACCGAGCCCTACGATGTACTGGTTTTGTGTGCGGGCTGGAAAGGGCGCGTCAACATGGAAGATACGCTGTTTGCGGGGGCACTGGTCGATCGCTTAAAAGACGGTTATGCTATGGCTGAAGACAGTGCTATCATGGCATGGCGGCTCTATGTCCAGGGGAAAGATAATCTGCCCAGCTACCTGTCCAACTCATCGCACATCCGGCGATTGCAGCGGCTGGGTATTCAGAAAGACATTACCTATTGCCTCCAGCACGATCTCTACGACGTTATTCCTGTGTTGCGGGGCAATTCGCTCGTCAGCATGAAACTGTAA
- the acpP gene encoding acyl carrier protein, which produces MKERVTEILKNFGVAETAITNDVHFVRDLGLDSLDTVDLIMQLEQEFGIRIPDEDYSKLTSMRGVMDYLQHEQRVSVAA; this is translated from the coding sequence ATGAAAGAGCGTGTTACGGAGATCTTAAAAAACTTTGGCGTAGCAGAAACCGCCATTACCAACGATGTGCACTTTGTTCGTGATCTTGGCCTCGATAGCCTCGATACGGTTGATCTGATTATGCAGTTGGAACAGGAATTTGGTATCCGAATTCCCGATGAAGACTACTCAAAACTAACATCAATGCGGGGGGTGATGGACTATCTGCAGCATGAACAACGGGTGTCGGTGGCAGCCTAA
- a CDS encoding TolC family protein translates to MNLNTIALIMLAATGIAQAQNQAIQIPDELRTLVQQANTNYPMLKQQQQQLQAGEVRVDIARTSMRPNVAFNGSYAYITPVPQFAVPLNGQEVVAKLAPNNSINTNISVGQTIYDFGRTDAAVRQATDNVQILRRTYELTQQTLAYQVAAAYYGVGFLQQGIAVQDSVIKTAGANVKLLAARLENGDALQYDVLSEQVRVKIAINRKIELQNQLERQLATLTYLTGNAQPGTDQSAQQFQLGTSSAPVQLFDLNGQFQTAAAGNKDILLAQDRVKAAETDLLVNQRAGQPSIGFSGSAGYKNGYPLNVEQLRANMVAGVNIVAPIYSGKRYKLQNQVAQLNLNASRYAVDNANAQLRQSIALLNADIRSNQNRLVNLETQVLQARKALEIANARLRNGVITNVELQSAETGVEEAELGRLNFQYQLLLNQLELKRLLGEPLF, encoded by the coding sequence ATGAATCTCAACACCATTGCACTGATTATGCTAGCTGCAACGGGCATTGCTCAGGCGCAGAATCAGGCTATACAGATACCGGACGAGTTACGAACTCTGGTTCAACAGGCCAACACCAATTATCCGATGCTGAAGCAGCAGCAGCAACAACTTCAGGCAGGCGAAGTACGGGTCGATATTGCCCGGACATCTATGCGCCCCAATGTTGCTTTTAATGGGTCTTATGCCTACATCACACCCGTACCACAATTTGCGGTTCCGCTGAACGGGCAGGAAGTGGTGGCCAAACTGGCTCCTAACAATAGTATCAATACCAATATATCGGTAGGCCAGACAATCTATGATTTTGGACGTACTGATGCTGCTGTTCGGCAGGCTACCGACAATGTCCAGATTTTACGGCGTACCTACGAACTAACGCAGCAAACGCTGGCCTACCAGGTAGCGGCTGCCTATTATGGCGTAGGATTCCTGCAACAGGGCATTGCCGTACAGGACTCGGTCATCAAAACAGCCGGGGCCAATGTAAAACTGCTCGCTGCCCGATTAGAAAATGGTGATGCACTCCAGTACGATGTGTTGTCGGAACAGGTACGGGTGAAAATAGCCATTAACCGTAAAATAGAACTGCAGAATCAGTTGGAACGACAACTGGCTACATTGACTTATCTGACAGGGAATGCGCAGCCGGGCACCGACCAGTCGGCTCAGCAATTTCAGTTGGGAACTTCTTCGGCTCCGGTTCAATTGTTCGATCTTAATGGGCAGTTTCAGACGGCCGCAGCCGGAAATAAGGATATTCTGTTAGCGCAGGATCGGGTAAAAGCGGCTGAAACAGATCTGTTGGTAAATCAACGGGCGGGCCAGCCAAGTATTGGTTTCAGCGGGTCGGCTGGGTATAAAAACGGCTATCCGCTGAATGTTGAGCAACTACGGGCCAATATGGTAGCGGGCGTAAACATTGTAGCGCCTATCTATTCGGGCAAACGCTACAAGCTACAGAATCAGGTTGCTCAGTTAAATCTGAATGCCAGCCGGTATGCTGTCGACAACGCGAATGCGCAGTTGCGTCAGAGCATCGCTTTGCTTAATGCTGATATTCGGAGCAACCAGAACCGGCTTGTTAACCTCGAAACACAGGTGTTGCAGGCCCGGAAAGCACTCGAAATTGCCAATGCTCGTTTGCGCAATGGAGTAATCACTAATGTGGAACTTCAGAGTGCCGAAACAGGCGTTGAAGAGGCTGAGCTGGGTCGCCTGAATTTTCAATATCAGCTTCTACTCAACCAACTGGAGTTGAAGCGTTTATTGGGCGAGCCTTTGTTTTAA
- a CDS encoding DHA2 family efflux MFS transporter permease subunit, with translation MAQQSGFGRWIVVITAVSAAIMELIDTSIVNVGLNDIAGNLGATIEDVAWVVTSYAIANVIVIPMTSFLQRYFGRKNYYIGSIILFTLASYGCGFASDLWTLVFFRFLQGVGGGALLSTSQGLMYDAFPPSQRAVASALFGMGIVLGPTLGPTLGGYIIDNYHWSWMFYINVPIGIIAVMLSSTFIEKKEDEINIDRKSIHIDQLGILFLAIGIGSLQYVLERGEADDWFDDSAIRWLTAVAAITLPAFLWWELRGTKEPVVDLRVMKNRNLFIGSILVVIVGYGLFTSVLLYPLFAQRIVGLTATQTGKLLIPGGLVTLPMFALTGRLLAKGVSPRLIVSLGYVAFGSFCFIMSTYNMDASNGDFITALIIRGIGLALVNVPLINQSVSTLEPSQMPTGIAIVNMMRQIGGAFGVAITNTYVTQRAAVHRGDLVANLQPGDPTMTERLNMMTQGLVAKGVNAFDAVSGAYRNLDLIITKQALMISYLDTFKLAGFFFVVSFPLLFLLKSKKMDPAAAKAVADAAH, from the coding sequence ATGGCACAACAAAGTGGCTTTGGTCGATGGATCGTTGTTATTACGGCGGTCTCGGCGGCTATTATGGAACTGATTGATACGTCGATCGTCAATGTCGGATTAAATGACATTGCCGGTAATCTGGGCGCAACAATCGAGGATGTGGCCTGGGTAGTTACGTCGTATGCTATTGCAAACGTTATTGTGATTCCAATGACGAGTTTTTTGCAGCGGTATTTTGGCCGAAAAAACTACTACATAGGCTCTATTATTTTATTCACACTGGCTTCCTACGGATGTGGCTTCGCAAGTGATTTGTGGACACTGGTGTTTTTCCGGTTCCTGCAGGGTGTAGGTGGTGGTGCTTTATTATCTACCTCACAGGGGTTAATGTACGATGCTTTTCCGCCTTCGCAACGCGCTGTTGCATCGGCCCTGTTCGGCATGGGCATCGTGCTGGGGCCAACACTTGGCCCAACACTGGGTGGCTATATTATCGACAATTACCATTGGAGCTGGATGTTCTACATCAATGTCCCAATTGGGATTATTGCCGTGATGCTTAGCTCGACGTTTATCGAAAAAAAGGAGGACGAGATCAATATCGATCGGAAATCGATTCATATTGATCAGCTTGGTATTCTGTTTCTGGCAATTGGAATTGGCAGCTTACAATATGTTCTGGAACGGGGAGAAGCCGATGACTGGTTCGACGACAGCGCCATTCGGTGGCTGACGGCTGTAGCTGCAATTACATTGCCGGCTTTCTTATGGTGGGAGCTACGTGGTACGAAAGAGCCGGTAGTTGACCTGCGGGTCATGAAAAATCGAAACCTGTTTATTGGTTCGATTTTGGTTGTGATTGTTGGTTATGGGTTGTTCACATCCGTATTGCTGTATCCGCTGTTTGCTCAGCGTATTGTTGGTTTAACTGCTACCCAGACCGGAAAATTGCTTATTCCGGGTGGTTTGGTTACGCTTCCCATGTTTGCCCTAACGGGCCGCTTGCTGGCTAAAGGCGTATCGCCCAGGTTGATTGTTAGCCTGGGTTATGTGGCCTTTGGGTCGTTCTGTTTCATTATGTCGACCTACAATATGGATGCCTCAAACGGCGACTTTATTACGGCGCTGATTATCCGTGGTATTGGGCTGGCCCTGGTAAATGTACCGCTAATTAACCAGTCGGTGTCGACCCTGGAGCCGAGTCAGATGCCAACCGGTATTGCCATCGTAAACATGATGCGACAGATTGGAGGAGCCTTTGGCGTAGCGATCACCAACACCTACGTAACGCAGCGCGCGGCCGTTCATCGGGGCGACCTGGTTGCGAACCTGCAACCTGGCGATCCAACAATGACCGAGCGACTAAATATGATGACACAGGGGCTGGTAGCGAAAGGCGTGAATGCTTTCGATGCCGTATCGGGAGCTTATCGAAATCTTGATCTGATTATTACGAAACAGGCATTGATGATTTCCTATCTGGATACGTTTAAGCTGGCTGGCTTTTTCTTCGTGGTTTCATTCCCCTTATTGTTCTTACTCAAAAGTAAAAAAATGGACCCTGCTGCTGCAAAAGCCGTAGCAGATGCCGCTCACTGA
- a CDS encoding HlyD family secretion protein yields MATTTTTEVTTEEASGIRTYLPRIIIGVVLIIGGYFGYQAYHHGQLYESTDNAQIEGNTAPVLARVAGYVTSVTVDDYANVKQGQPLVTIDPQEYDVALAQAEADYQQSLADLATARADLQNAEANARNVTQNARVAQSNAQVQAARRDKAQQDLQRDQNLYKEQSLTRKQLEDSQSNVEVQSRQYSANVEQINLAKTAESVAQAGIAKARANIQKIEALIKVKQAAVDNAKLKVGYAHITAPIAGKIGRKNVVPGQYVQPGQTLFTIAADSTFWVVANFKETQLEKMQVGQPVDIKVDAYPDLDIKGRVASLSEATGARFALLPPDNASGNFVKITQRVPVKIEIINPEKYKNQLRAGLSVDADVRVVN; encoded by the coding sequence ATGGCAACGACAACAACCACAGAAGTAACAACTGAAGAGGCAAGTGGAATTCGAACTTATCTACCCCGCATCATTATTGGTGTAGTGCTGATTATAGGCGGCTACTTTGGCTATCAGGCATATCACCACGGTCAGCTTTATGAGTCGACCGACAATGCACAAATTGAGGGCAACACGGCCCCCGTACTGGCTCGGGTTGCGGGCTACGTAACGTCCGTTACGGTCGACGACTACGCCAATGTGAAGCAAGGCCAGCCACTTGTAACTATTGATCCTCAGGAATATGATGTAGCGTTGGCTCAGGCCGAAGCTGATTATCAGCAATCATTGGCCGATCTGGCAACGGCGCGGGCCGATTTGCAGAACGCCGAAGCGAATGCGCGCAACGTTACACAGAATGCCCGCGTTGCTCAGTCGAATGCACAGGTGCAGGCCGCCCGTCGTGACAAAGCTCAGCAGGATTTACAGCGCGACCAGAATCTTTATAAAGAACAGTCGCTGACCAGAAAGCAACTGGAAGATTCGCAGAGCAATGTTGAGGTGCAGAGCCGTCAGTATTCGGCTAATGTTGAGCAGATTAATCTGGCCAAAACGGCCGAAAGCGTGGCGCAGGCTGGCATCGCCAAAGCACGAGCTAACATTCAGAAAATTGAAGCGCTGATCAAAGTGAAGCAGGCTGCTGTCGACAATGCGAAACTGAAAGTGGGATATGCGCACATTACGGCGCCCATTGCCGGTAAGATTGGCCGTAAAAACGTAGTACCCGGTCAGTATGTACAACCCGGCCAGACGCTGTTTACCATTGCTGCCGATTCAACGTTCTGGGTGGTGGCTAACTTCAAAGAAACACAGCTTGAGAAAATGCAGGTTGGCCAACCGGTCGACATTAAAGTAGACGCTTATCCTGATCTCGATATCAAAGGCCGCGTGGCCTCGCTGTCGGAGGCTACTGGTGCTCGTTTTGCGCTGCTTCCACCCGACAATGCATCGGGCAACTTCGTGAAAATCACCCAGCGTGTTCCGGTTAAGATTGAAATTATAAATCCGGAAAAATACAAAAACCAACTTCGCGCGGGCTTAAGCGTAGATGCCGACGTTCGGGTAGTAAATTAA
- a CDS encoding MarR family transcriptional regulator, giving the protein MIVETDKNSFDFNQFQLIRERSVGRLFWRLKRFTSNYIEPRLHALGYADFKMSYLMFLSNIDEHGTTNNELAKRACVTKQMMSKIVGLLEDAGYIYTQKNPNDSRSSIIFLNDRGKELFVKLETCMQDARTKFDTIVGHERMEQVIDTMSKLVNELEKDEQ; this is encoded by the coding sequence ATGATCGTGGAAACAGATAAAAATTCCTTTGATTTTAACCAGTTTCAACTGATTCGGGAGCGGTCGGTGGGGCGCCTGTTCTGGCGGCTGAAGCGGTTTACTAGTAATTATATCGAACCCCGGCTCCACGCGCTGGGGTATGCTGATTTCAAAATGAGTTATCTGATGTTTCTGTCAAATATTGACGAACATGGGACAACGAATAACGAATTGGCAAAACGAGCTTGTGTCACTAAACAGATGATGAGCAAAATTGTTGGGCTACTGGAAGACGCAGGCTATATATATACGCAGAAAAACCCCAATGATTCGCGTTCCAGCATTATTTTCCTGAATGATCGGGGTAAAGAATTATTCGTAAAACTGGAAACCTGTATGCAGGATGCCCGCACTAAATTCGACACCATTGTGGGACATGAACGCATGGAACAGGTTATCGACACGATGTCGAAACTGGTGAACGAACTGGAAAAAGACGAACAATAA